The stretch of DNA tctttttttggTAGGTCAGCACAGCTGGTCAAGTTTTTCAGTCAGATTTTCATTGACAAGTGAGTCGAGACATTTAGGCATACTAAGAAAGGACGTTGAGCTTCTCACTTACAATTTTGGTCCAAGGGTATTTGACCAGGTTGAAGCCCAAGGCCACAACAATGGCCCATTAAGAAGTCCACTTAGCTGTTATTGGGTTTTGAGCCCAAGGTTACAGACCACCTTGAATTCGAATATCTGCATGCAGGAACATGACAATAAATTAAAGGCGTATACCTGatgcaatttaaaaatataactatagataaaaaaaaatcgaacAAATTgctatttttagaaatttatttattttaatttgatttttagcTCATTTTAGAAGTTAATGTCCACGCTATTTTAAACATATTGCTGGTTTGGGTTTGATTACTTTTAAAGAAATactcatttttctaattttcctATGAACTAGACAAtgattatttcttaaaataagttTAACCAAAAATAGCAAATACGCTCTAAAAAAGTTGGTGTATATGTGTACGTTTGATCTAGGAAAATAAgggaaataaaaacaatacatgtttcttaagttttttaacaaaaaaataaattactttaaaaaattgcatacaaagaaacataaaataccAATGCCACGAAAATAaggttaatttaattattttataaccaaAAACTTACTTTTCTTCTTCACCTTTTGTACTTTTCTTTTACAAACACCACATTAAACCTTCTATATATATTCATCCCTTCTAATACTTTCCTTGCTACTTGAAATTTGTGTAcatgataagataaaatttgaagGCAATTGAATAAAAGCAAATATAGTTGTCCAATCTAAAGCATTCAGAAAAAAGAATCCCTATCACTTAATAAAAGTAATcaatttttgtctttaaatagCACAATGAATCAATAATTGAATTCACACGGTAATCTATACATGGTGGCCAATTTGAGTGCATAAAGCCAAACCATTGAAAGTGTACTAAAAATGGAAAAATCAAAGTACCTTTCTTTTTTATGATACATGGTTTTGAGAACGGATTGTTTCATAGAAACATGCCAAACACTTCACTTTTAGTACACAACTATTCCGACATTTTCCTTGTTGGTTCCCTCGGATACAACATTGTTTCAAAACCATACAACAATGGAACAGAACATATAGAGTGCTATGAGCTACTGCTTGCAAAATCAccacatttttctctttcttcctccccctttttattctattttcgGAAATTGGTGAATTTCTAAAGTTAGATTGAATAGTAGTTTTAATTTCCATCTGTAACATTTTATCAGAGGGAACAAAATTAGCTTGCAAGACAAATAGATTAGTTTTTTGTCCATGGCATGTTAGTAGTAACCTATGCATTGAAGAATTTATTGAGTTTTTATCAGTTTATGTGTTTGACAAGGAGAAACAACAATTTGAAGTTACCATTTTTAAAAATCTCAAATTTAAAGTAGTGTTAGATTCTTCTCCtcttcatattttaaaagacagtttttttttttttaggaaataatataagaaaaaaaacaagtatGCAACTGCAAGTTGCTGAATTATTACATATGTTAGTAACTCTTTCATAAAGGATATGGGTATATTcgtttaaagtaaaaatgtaaaaatatatttagtgaTGATAGTCAAAGCAGAAGtaaaatcacacaaaaaattgcgatataaaacttaaaataagataaattagaaaaagataTCTTCTTTCTTGAAGAATATTAGAgagaaatcaattattttagggttaaatatgtttttgatctcttAAAGTTCACTAAAGATTGAAATTAGtcacttttcaatattttagCATAATTTAATTCCtcaactttagaaatgcgtgaatttagtcttttcaaccaaattttgtgaaatctatttgatgtttttttatgtttcaaacgcgtttcatgatagcatttgagttgttcacaccgtttaatacatttttacttcaatgttaATTGAGAAACATGTTTAAAGCGTTacataaactaaacaaaatttagttaaaaaaactaaatctacTCATTTCTGAAGAcgagagactaaattgattcaaagttttgaaaatggactaatttcaattttcaattagTCCAAAATCTTAAAGCAATAAGTTTATAGGTCGTATACCTTATATGttgttcaactttctcatttctatccaatgtgaaaCTCAAAATTATCACAATTGAATCtccaatattataaaaattttctaaTATCTTGAAGGATAATAAAAAGGTGGGAGagtgaatttgaatgaaaagCATTAGCATGAGAATATATGAACAAAGTCTTAATCTTTGTTGATCTTAGATGCATGGCTTTGATTCCATGTCTCTCTTTGAATTGAAGAAGATAATGTAAATGttaaagataaagaagaataaGAACAGTGTGCTCCTTATCTGAGAACTGTTTGTATGAAAATTCTTGATACCCAAATGCAAAGTATGTATGGTTTGAGTGACAGAGGAATGGGAAGGACAAAAGGTTTTATGGTCCATTTTTTTGTGTCTAACTTTCACTTCATTTTACTTTTCCTCAACAGTGATCAAATGGCACGTTACTCCCTATAAAGAAACAATAAATGGGCATGGAGTATGGACATATATGATATATGAAGCAACCCATAACATAAGATATTGTATTATACTATACATTGGAACATCATGGTGTTTCTTTGGATCTTAGGCTGTGCTGCTGTAATGTTCGAAAAGGACAATATGCAAAAAACTAATGCACACACTTCTCTTTAGAGACAAATTTTTTTGGTGTCCGTTTTCACTCAACTTATGCCACATTCATTTCTAGAGATTTCGGACTTCCCTAATactttatactttaattttacattttattttgaattattttttattacaattacaTATGTTGTCATGTTTCTTACACCAGATTGAATGTCTTTGAACCAAActaaatatatgatatcttgCATTATGAGTGGAAGATGaataataaatagtttagtCGATAgcatatgaaaattaaaaatagtgtaACATAAAATAGAGATTTATgagagaataataaataaaaactgttattattgttgttatgtattaaaagtgaagatgaattttaaatttaattcaattttataaaattaatttataaagtgaCACGTTTGAAtcgattatatatatatatatatatatatatatatatatatatatatatatatatatatatatatatatatatatatatattatagtttagtttttatagtttaatcttatatttaattcatgtatgACTTTCAAGATAGAATTATGTGAAAGTTGTATAGTTGAATAAACTATTACCtctaaaagaaaattgtatgtTTTTATGTTATGAGATTGAATAAAGATGGTACAAGGATTGAAAGAGTGTCTGAAGGTCAATCTTCCTATTGCGATATAATATAGTATTAAGTTttgtagatttatttttttaatgctaAAATTCTATTAAGTACTTTGTGTTGTTGTAACccaaataataaattagaaatatagGAATATATTTAAGTGATTATTTGTtacaaaactaatttataaaatatctagtttattttttaaatgtattgaatataaataaatttaatatcattttatattacgGGTAAAACTCATTAACATTGATGCACTATCACATAAGATCGTATTGGAATTTAACACAGACATTGCCTTAATTAAAAAAGCTACATTAATTgctataagtaaaaaaaaatgttgataaaattaacaaaatcttGTCTAGATAAGCTTCTCTTCATGTAGAAATAAAATGATTCATTGTTTATAATCAGATAAAACTTCACCcacaagaaattagaaagaaaacCTAATTAGTTAATCCAAGTCGAAGTTGATCGAAGTTAAACATGAGAGAAATAGCTATGTTCCATGGTAAAATATAGAGAGTAGTACAACCTTGTGAAACCAAAAGATTTTGCAAGATCTTAAAGTGAAAGGGACAGAAGCAAGGGCAAGCACAACGCAGTGGTCCACATTCCACAAACGCCAAATCATTCCCAAACAAACAAACTTTAAAAGCAGAACAACACTTCAAGCTTCAAAACCAGGAATCAGAATTCTCTATTCCATTTAAGACCATGACAAAAACTTGTGTTTCTTGCattaactttttctaagtgcATGTGCTCACTCATATCATTCACACACATTTatacaatatacatatatatactaTAGTAATGCAAAATCATGGTCTCAACTTGACCCCAAAACCtgtccatcatcatcatcatcttcttaaAAAACAACCAAGTCCAAACACTCCAACCAACATCACTTACAGTTGAATACAAACTTTGCCAAAATGCATGAATAGAAAGAAACAAATTCAAGTCAAGCAAACCAAAAACCTACCTACACATCCAAATTATGATGAGGGCAAGGTATTAATAAACAAGAACACATATTTCCAAATTCTAAGATTAccatatgtatttatatattataatatatataaacttcACTAATGATTAAAGTCAAAAGAACAAAgttcttttcttctccttccttctcctcttcttcttcttctccttcttcctcatTCCACCAGTTGTTGTGGTTCACAAGGCATTGCAGAGTGTGGTGGCACTGGCACCTTCTTTCATGTTGTTGTTCTCTGCCCTTGGACTGCTTCCAGCACTGCTATTGGAAAGTGATCCAAATGCTGTTTTTTGCAACACCCCATTAGGAGATGACCCTAGTGGAGGACTACTGTCCCACCCATCTTTCATGAGATTAAGGGCAGAAGTGTTCTTGCCACAGTGATCACTTCCATTGCTGTTGTTATTACTGCTACTCAGGTTCAAAACCTCACCAAGAGGACCACCCATAGAACTCTCCCAAGTGATTGGAATCCAATTGGCTTGCCTAGTGTTTGACTCATTGGGAGCTCCACTTCCCACTCCCAACCCCATTTGAATAGGGTCTAACTCCCTTGAAAGCCTTAGTGGTGACAGTGTGAGCTTCTCATTAGAGGGTGAAGAAGTAGTGAATGACATGAAATCTGAGGAAGATATTGGTATGGAGATTGATAACTGAGTCCTATCTGACTGCATGTTGTCAAGTTCAGGCCAGACAGAAGAACGGTGATGGTGGTGATGATGAGACTGTGGTTTTGGAGAGTCATCGATGAAGTGCCTGAGAGAATGTTGCTGTTGGGACTCAGAATCATCCTTTTGTGAAGATGATGAACCAAAGCTTCTCTTCTGTGAAGGGTTGAGCAAGGAATCAGAAGTGACAAGCCCAAACTCATTGTTGTTCCTTGAGGATGATTCATCATATGGGAGTTGGTGTTTATGAATCATGAAAGGGTCCTTTGGTTTCAGCTCAAGAGTTGGAGGCACCATGGGAAGTGCATCCTGCATCCTCTCACTAGCGTTGTTGTTGTTCTCTTTACTCATAAACATCCTGCGTGCAAAGGAAAAACACTCCATAAAGAATCAAAAGCATTCTTTAAAACACAGATAAAGTAACAGAATTTGaaccatctttttttttctctccctaACACGAATCTCAACTCAACCACTATTTACACGACCAGTCCCTTTCTGCCCAAAAGGGTGATGGAATACTAGATTCTTTGATTCTATTTTGTGCAAAGTCCTAAAGCCCTACACCAAGCAAAAATATATCACATAGATCTGCACACACTACCTAAACAAACCACAACGAGGAAACTCTTACTTTAGTCCTCAAGTTCCAACTTTAAGATTTCCTTCACTTTACCCATCACTTTAGGAAAACAATAACCCCCCATGTTGGAAAACACAGTAGAAAAGCACTTGAACGAATGACAGATATACAAAACTTGAGGCCAAATTTAGAATCTTATAAATTCAATATGAGAACTGCAGTCAAACTTTCAATATTCCCACAATATGTTCCCGTAACTCGGAAGAGTATTTGAAAATATGTTGTAGGACCACACTGAAATTGAACCTTGAATTTAACTTAAATGCAGTGATAGAGTAAAGGACTTTTAACCAACACAGTTATTCAACCACAGACATGATTATTGATAGATAGTTTGCGAGTGGTGACTGACCTATTGATGGTGTTGGCTGGAGAGGGATGAGAGGGAAGAGGGTGGTGCACATTGGTGTGTGCGaaggtgttgttgttgttgttattgttgccGGGCACCACGATGGAGTTTGAGGAAGCATTAGGAGGAGGAgtggtggttgttgtggtggtagtggtggtgagGGCATGGCCTGATTGGCCTTCCACAGGCTTTCTTGAACGATGGCGTCCTCTGTTCATGTGCCGCTCGCAATACTTCTGATCAACTACGGCATCTCTCGAGCACCGCCATTTCTTCCCATCTGTTCTCCTACACCTCCCTGGCTCAGGGTCTGTGTTGTTCGAGAATCCCAGATGGAAACCTCCCCATCCCACTGCCACACaaaacatcaacaacaacaacatcgtCATCATCACaccaaacaacaacaacaacaacattcgTGAATTGTGTCTAGATAAGACCATAAAACTGTTTTATACTATGTTGCTCCAATTAGAATACAAATTCCAATTCAACAATCTATCCCTGATTGAAAAACACCATCAGAATATTCAAATAACTACAATACATTAACTCAGTCCTCTAAATCATATACTAAAAACAGACCAAAGTTAATTAACTCACTTCTCAATGCAGGTTACACGATTCTTTTTGTTTTAGGGGTAAAATAGGAGAGTTTCATTACATACATGTGTTGGGTCTGAGGAGGCCGGTTGAAAAGTTGCAGAAGGCAGCAGAATCGAGTGCTTTTCTGATGGGTATGAGAAGATGAGTGGGTACAGGCACGTTTGCGGTGATGTACTTGTAGATCAAAGCTTGGTGTTCAAGTTCCATCCACTGTGAAGGCGTGAATGGCCCTCTCACACCAGCCAAAGCCCCATGCATGCTTATGCTTCCCGAACTGTAACCTGAGAATACATATCAACACACGATAAGCTCAAAAAACATGCCAACAACACTGTCGAGATTGACCACTTTTAAAAAACAGAACACACactcacacaaaaaaaaaaaagtcacttCC from Vigna unguiculata cultivar IT97K-499-35 chromosome 8, ASM411807v1, whole genome shotgun sequence encodes:
- the LOC114194340 gene encoding growth-regulating factor 1-like, producing the protein MDLGVVGLEGLVGSESSCAFGSSLAPDPETKHKWYGSGVLKQERSGTGSEDEWRTSKVPKTDDNMSAPSKAMLFHHRNSLLRSNVTLFSEGHNQPQMLSFSSPKSEPLMMDKASLNATLPFSYHQLSTYSRNTGYSSGSISMHGALAGVRGPFTPSQWMELEHQALIYKYITANVPVPTHLLIPIRKALDSAAFCNFSTGLLRPNTLGWGGFHLGFSNNTDPEPGRCRRTDGKKWRCSRDAVVDQKYCERHMNRGRHRSRKPVEGQSGHALTTTTTTTTTTPPPNASSNSIVVPGNNNNNNNTFAHTNVHHPLPSHPSPANTINRMFMSKENNNNASERMQDALPMVPPTLELKPKDPFMIHKHQLPYDESSSRNNNEFGLVTSDSLLNPSQKRSFGSSSSQKDDSESQQQHSLRHFIDDSPKPQSHHHHHHRSSVWPELDNMQSDRTQLSISIPISSSDFMSFTTSSPSNEKLTLSPLRLSRELDPIQMGLGVGSGAPNESNTRQANWIPITWESSMGGPLGEVLNLSSSNNNSNGSDHCGKNTSALNLMKDGWDSSPPLGSSPNGVLQKTAFGSLSNSSAGSSPRAENNNMKEGASATTLCNAL